The proteins below are encoded in one region of Ktedonobacterales bacterium:
- a CDS encoding HAD-IA family hydrolase, producing MPEQQLLQQPRAVVLDIGNVLVEVDFSRSRRRLQSLFPEEKQLARIQRWLRSNEDRYALGLMTTNEFVGGALAELGLDRAAFIDLWNDIFVERTYIPLFMQELRAQGYMLAICSNTNELHMDYLQSISPWFAEAQHIIFSYQVGALKPDLAIYRAVEAATGHPAAGHLFLDDLPENVAGARAAGWDAICFETPEQVQAELVARGIRFTPWKL from the coding sequence TGTGCTGGTTGAGGTTGATTTTTCTCGCTCCCGGCGTCGTCTGCAAAGCCTCTTCCCTGAAGAGAAGCAGCTTGCTCGTATCCAGCGTTGGCTGAGGAGCAATGAAGACCGCTACGCATTAGGGCTGATGACGACGAATGAATTTGTAGGAGGGGCGTTGGCGGAGCTTGGCCTTGACCGCGCGGCGTTTATTGATCTCTGGAATGATATATTCGTTGAGCGCACCTATATACCGCTGTTTATGCAGGAACTCCGGGCGCAGGGCTATATGCTGGCTATCTGCTCCAATACCAATGAGCTACATATGGATTACCTCCAGAGTATCTCTCCCTGGTTTGCCGAAGCGCAGCATATCATCTTCTCATATCAAGTTGGCGCGCTGAAGCCTGACCTGGCGATCTATCGTGCTGTGGAAGCTGCGACCGGTCATCCTGCCGCCGGGCATCTCTTTCTGGATGATCTGCCGGAAAATGTGGCTGGCGCTCGCGCGGCTGGCTGGGATGCCATCTGCTTTGAGACGCCAGAGCAGGTTCAGGCAGAACTGGTTGCCAGGGGCATTCGATTCACGCCCTGGAAGCTGTAG
- the ftsZ gene encoding cell division protein FtsZ codes for MAPQMNHHQVEGFAQIRVIGVGGGGSNAVNRMIQAQMLGIEFIAVNTDAQALLLAETPHRIRIGDKLTRGLGAGGNPAIGAKAAEESSEELYEAIKGSDMVFITSGMGGGTGTGASPVVAQIAKEAGALSVGVVTRPFSFEGNKRRIAAEEGIAALKQHVDTLITVPNDRLLQVADKKMPLSEAFRLADDVLRQGIQGISDLITVPGIINLDFADVKAIMADAGSALMAIGEGSGETRAVDAARQAIASPLLDIDISGARGVLFNVTGGNDLTLFEVHEAADIISKAAHPEANIIFGAVQDPVYDGRIKITVIATGFENRALQGRSEYDRRMVYAQAGSSRPAYPVNHGPIGPTPHLPPTSTPLPDSARLRATSAPGNRPGVPAAHLRPTSGEPATDPDTEVVAEPTPPLPDTGRPEPPSQSRPVRQVIQRPPDTPRRSGPLDGIEIPAFLRRR; via the coding sequence ATGGCGCCACAAATGAACCATCATCAGGTTGAGGGGTTTGCTCAGATTCGCGTCATCGGCGTCGGTGGCGGCGGCAGCAACGCTGTCAACCGGATGATTCAGGCGCAGATGCTCGGCATCGAGTTTATCGCTGTCAACACCGACGCCCAGGCGCTGCTGCTGGCCGAAACACCGCATCGCATCCGCATCGGTGATAAGCTGACACGCGGCCTTGGCGCAGGCGGCAACCCTGCCATCGGCGCGAAAGCCGCCGAGGAGAGCAGCGAAGAACTCTACGAGGCGATTAAAGGCTCGGATATGGTCTTCATCACCTCCGGCATGGGCGGGGGTACCGGAACCGGCGCCAGCCCTGTGGTCGCGCAGATCGCCAAGGAGGCTGGTGCGCTCAGCGTCGGCGTCGTGACCAGGCCATTCTCCTTCGAGGGCAACAAGCGCCGCATCGCTGCCGAAGAGGGCATCGCCGCGCTCAAGCAGCATGTTGATACGCTGATCACTGTCCCGAATGATCGGCTGCTCCAGGTGGCTGATAAAAAGATGCCGCTGTCCGAAGCCTTCCGGCTTGCTGACGACGTGCTGCGCCAGGGCATCCAGGGCATCAGCGACCTGATCACGGTGCCAGGCATCATCAATCTGGACTTTGCCGATGTCAAGGCCATTATGGCCGATGCCGGCAGCGCCCTGATGGCAATTGGTGAGGGCAGCGGCGAAACGCGCGCGGTGGATGCCGCGCGCCAGGCTATCGCCAGCCCACTACTCGATATTGACATCAGCGGCGCGCGTGGGGTGCTGTTTAATGTCACTGGCGGCAACGACCTGACGCTCTTCGAGGTTCACGAGGCCGCCGACATTATCAGCAAGGCCGCACACCCGGAGGCCAATATCATCTTTGGGGCAGTGCAAGACCCGGTGTACGATGGCCGTATCAAGATTACGGTGATTGCCACCGGTTTTGAGAACCGGGCGCTCCAGGGCCGCAGCGAGTATGATCGCCGCATGGTCTACGCCCAGGCTGGCAGTTCGCGTCCGGCTTACCCGGTCAATCACGGGCCGATTGGCCCCACGCCGCATCTGCCACCGACATCAACGCCTCTGCCTGATTCGGCGCGGCTGCGCGCCACCAGCGCGCCTGGTAACCGCCCTGGAGTCCCGGCGGCTCATCTGCGCCCCACCTCTGGCGAGCCAGCCACAGACCCCGACACAGAGGTGGTAGCGGAGCCGACGCCGCCTCTGCCGGATACCGGACGGCCAGAGCCGCCCAGCCAGAGCCGCCCCGTCCGGCAAGTCATCCAGCGCCCACCAGACACGCCCCGGCGCTCTGGCCCGCTGGATGGCATCGAAATCCCTGCATTCCTGCGCCGCCGCTAA